The following are from one region of the Bradyrhizobium septentrionale genome:
- a CDS encoding DUF6163 family protein, which translates to MSDTSARDQARDNAISVNAISSDRIEPDDNAWTRRLVIFLRIMAVVSVAKGLYHWAQVTGFVGGEEEAFENQSMAWQTATIYFAVIELVAAVGLWLATPWGAVVWLTTVVSMAVIELMFPGIYGGSLTVVGLEAVMLAAYLALAWMAARERPP; encoded by the coding sequence ATGTCTGACACCTCTGCACGCGATCAGGCGCGGGACAACGCCATCTCGGTGAACGCGATCTCGTCCGACCGGATCGAGCCGGACGACAATGCGTGGACGCGGCGCCTCGTCATCTTCCTGCGCATCATGGCCGTCGTCTCGGTCGCCAAGGGCCTTTATCACTGGGCCCAGGTGACCGGCTTCGTTGGCGGCGAGGAGGAGGCCTTCGAGAACCAGTCGATGGCCTGGCAGACCGCGACGATCTATTTCGCCGTCATCGAGCTCGTCGCGGCCGTCGGTCTCTGGCTCGCGACACCCTGGGGCGCCGTGGTCTGGCTGACCACTGTCGTCTCGATGGCGGTCATCGAGCTGATGTTTCCCGGCATCTATGGCGGCAGCCTCACCGTGGTCGGGCTCGAGGCCGTGATGCTCGCGGCCTATCTCGCGCTGGCCTGGATGGCGGCGCGCGAACGCCCGCCATAG